The DNA segment GAACAACCGGTGTTAATTGATTTTTGGGCACCATGGTGCGGCCCATGCCAAAGTTTTGCGCCTATCTTTGAAGACGTTGCAGAAGAACGCACAGGGCAGATCCGCTGCGTGAAGGTCAATACCGAGGCAGAGCCGGAACTTAGCGCACGTTTCCGCATTCGCAGCATTCCAACCATTATGCTTTACCAAAACGGTCAGCTAGTAGACATGTTAAGCGGCGCAATGCCAAAGGCATCTTTCGATAGTTGGCTGAATGAACAGCTTGCTGCTAAGGCATAATCCCGATTCTAAGCCCAGCGCGACGCTGGGCTTTTCTTTTTTCCCTTTCGCCGCTGTACCCTATCCGTCTGCTTGTTTAAAATAGCGCTTTTGCCTCATCAGAGAAGTCGATGTCCCCTAACGCCGTATTGCGCCTGCGTGAGCTACGCCTTGCTAAAGCGACCAAACCCTTCCTCACTCGCGGAGGACGCGTAACGCGCTGCCAGCGTTGCTTACTCCCTGAAACTCGCTGCCTGTGCGACACCATTTATACCCAATCGGCTAAAAGTCGCTTTTGTCTGATGATGTATGATACCGAGCCGATGAAGCCTAGCAACACGGGGCGTTTGATTGCCGATATATTGCCTGAAACAGCGGCTTTTCAATGGGCCAGAACCGAAGTTGATCCAGAACTACTGGCGCTATTAAACGATCCTAACTATCAGCCTTATGTAGTCTTCCCTGGATCTTATGCGCCTGAACGTGCTGTATCAGACTTACCGCAAGACAGCTTAGCTAAGCCGCCGTTATTCATCATGCTCGACGGCACCTGGCGTGAAGCGACAAAGATGTTCCGCAAGAGCCCTTATCTCGACAAGTTTCCCGTGTTTTCTTTAGAAACTAAGCTTGAGAGTGACTATACACTGCGAGAATCAGCCCGTGACGAGCAGCACTGCACCGCTGAAGTTGCTGCTGCGCTATTAGATATCGCAGGCGATCACGAAGCCGCTCAAGGGCTACAACAGCACTTTAGCTATTTTCGCCGTCAATATTTGCTAGGCAAGCCTCATCACCGTGAAGAGGTCGCTGCAGAAAATATCTAGAGGCATTAGACTCAGGCTATCTACTTCGGCAAGGAGTTTTAGCTATGAGTCAGCGCAGTCTGGAATCGTTGTTACGTCCGAAGTCTATCGCCGTGATTGGTGCATCAAATAAAGTTGGCCGTAATGGCCACTTAATGATGCAGAACCTGCTTAAAGGAGGATTTTCTGGGCCCATTATGCCCGTGACGCCTCGTTATCAAGCCGTGTGCGGCGTACTGGCCTACGCTGACATCGAATCCCTACCCTTCGCCCCAGACCTGGCAATCCTGTGCGTCAACGCGCAGCGCAACCTAGAAATAATCGCCGCATTAGGTGATAAAGGCTGCCGAGCGGCCATTGTGCTCTCATCGCCAAGCGCCCAATCTGCCGAGTTAAAAGCCTGTGCCCAACGGCATAACGTGCGTTTATTAGGGCCAAACAGCTTGGGCCTTTTAGCCCCGTGGCAAAAAATAAACGCCAGCTTTTCACCGGTGCCGATTCTTCCCGGCAAGCTGGCCTTTATTTCTCAATCGGCAGCCGTTTCAAACACGATTTTAGATTGGGCTCAACAACGAGAAATAGGCTTTTCTCTCTTTATCGCCTTAGGTGACAGCCTTGATATTGACGTGGATGATCTTTTAGATTTTCTCGCTCGAGACAGCAAGACCAGCGCAATCCTGATCTACCTAGAACATCTGCATGATGCGCGACGCTTTCTGTCAGCCGCACGCAGCGCATCAAGAAACAAACCCATACTGGTCATCAAGAGTGGCCGCAGTCCACAGGCCCAGCAGTTGCTCAACAGCGTACAAGGGCTAGATGTAGCCTATGATGCCGCAATCCAACGCGCAGGCCTGCTACGCGTGCAAGATACGCATGAGCTTTTCTCTGCGGTAGAAACGCTCAGCCATATGCATCCATTGCGAGGAGAGAAAATCCTGATCATCAGCAATGGTGCGGCACCTGCTGCCATGTCGGTGGATGAGCTGCTGCGGCGTAATGGAAAGCTCGCCACACTGGATGAAGACACCCTCACCGCGTTACGCAGTAAGATGCCGGATGATGTGTACCTACAGAATCCTATCGATCTGCGCGATGATGCGACGCCAGCCCGCTATCAATCCGCCATCAACATTTTACTTGATAGCCACAGTTATGATGCGATGCTGATTATCCATGCACCGAGCGCAGCGGCACCAGCGACCACAACGGCCGAAATGGTTATTCAAACGCTAAAACAGCATCAGCGGGGCAAACGTATTTCAGTGCTCACTAACTGGAGCGGCGAATATTCATCGCAAGAAGCGCGCAGGTTATTTAGCGAAGCGGGTATTCCGACTTATAGAACGCCTGAAGGTGCGATTACTGCCTTCATGCATATGGTTGAATATCGACGTAACCAGCGCCAACTGATGGAAACACCGGCGTTACCAGCTGACCTCATCGCAAACACCACTCAGGCTCACGACCTCATTCAGCAAGCACTTAAAGAAGAGATCTACCACCTTGATACGCACGAAGTCAGATCGATTTTATCCAGCTATGGCTTACAAACATTGCCAACATGGATTGCCAACGACAGCACCGAGGCCGTGCATATCGCAGAGCAGGTTGGCTATCCGGTTGCATTAAAACTGCGTTCACCTGATATCCCGCATAAATCGGATGTACAGGGGGTGATGCTCTATCTGCGTAATGCAAACGAGGTTGAACAAGCGGCGAATGCTATCATTGATCGGGTGAAGCACTCATTCCCACAGGCGCGCATTCACGGCCTGTTAGTTCAAAGCATGGCCAACCGAGCAGGTGCTCAAGAGTTACGAGTGTTAGTCGAACAAGACCCCGTATTTGGGCCATTAATTATGCTTGGTGAAGGCGGAGGGGCTTGGAACCCAGACCACGATGCTGCCGTTGCCTTACCTCCGCTGAATATGACCTTAGCGCGATATCTGATTATGCAGGCAATCAAAGGCGGTAAAATTCGTAGCCGAAGTCCTTTGCAGCCACTTAATATTGACGGGCTTAGCCAGTTGCTGGTGCAGGTTTCCGATCTCATTGTCGACTGCCCAGAGATAAGTCGGCTAGATATCCACCCGGTTCTGGCCTCTGCTGAAGATTTCACGCTGTTGGACGTGTCACTCCAGCTCACCCCGTTCTCCGGTTTAGCCGAAAATAGGCTCGCCATACGCCCATACCCTCAGCACCTTGAAGAACAAGTGACATTGCGAAACGGAGTGGCTTGCTTGCTGCGCCCTATCCTCCCTGAAGATGAACCCTTACTACAGCAGTTCATTCAGAAAGTGACCAAAGAGGATTTGTACTATCGTTACTTCAGCGAGATCAATGAATTTACGCATGAAGACCTCGCGAAAATGACTCAAATTGATTACGACCGCGAAATGGCTTTCGTGGCCGTTATCCAAGAACAAGGTAAAGATTCAATTGTAGGGGTAACGCGTGCGCTATCCGATCCAGACAATCTCGAAGCCGAATTTGCCGTATTGGTTCGCTCAGACAGTAACGGTTTAGGGCTTGGAAAGACGCTGTTGGGTAAGTTGATCGCTTATTCAACTCAGCATGGGCTTGAAAGGCTGGTTGGAATTACGATGCCAAACAATCAGGGAATGATTGGACTCGCTAAAAAACTGGGGTTTAAGGTCGATATTCAAATTGAAGACGGCATCGTCAATTTATGCTTGCCGTTGAACAATTCATTGCCGGTTTAAACGCAATTTTGCTGAGAGGATGGCGACAAATCGAGGCAAAACATACGCAATAGATGGAAAGTAGTGTTATTATCGCCCGATTCCATAGGCTAATATAACTGTATGTAGCGTTTTGCTACACAATGATGAGAGAAGAAGCGCACTGTGATGTTGTCTAAATTTAAACGAACGAAACATCAACAACACCTTGCACAACTGCCAAAACTTCCCCAGACAGTTGAGGATGTTCAGACGCTGTTTACGCCAGAGGCTTTTCGCCTGGCGTTAATTGACGCGATTTCTAACGCCTCTCGCCGTATCTACATCACGGCGCTGTATCTGGAAAACGATGACGGCGGACGCGATGTCCTCAATGCCTTGTATAGCGCAAAGCAGCAGCATCCAGATTTAGAAATCTACGTTCTCGTCGATTGGCATCGTGCACAACGTGGACGTATTGGCGCCGCGGCGACAAATACAAACGCCGATTGGTACTGCGCTATGGCCGATCAGCATCCTGGTGTATCCGTTCCCGTCTACGGCGTTCCGGTTAATACTCGTGAAGCGCTGGGCGTTTTGCATCTTAAAGGCTTTATTGTTGATGACCGAGTGATTTACAGCGGCGCAAGTCTGAACGATGTATACCTACATCGCCACGATAAGTATCGTTATGACCGCTATCACTTCATCCAGAACAGCCGCTTAGCTGATACCATGTCAGCTTATATTCAAAATAAGCTCCTGACCGATCCCGCGGTTCAACGACTCGATCGTGACGATCGCCCTAAAAGTCCTGAAATCCGTAATGAAACACGCCAGTTCCGCCACGGTTTACGCAGCTGTGGTTATGATGTTGCGGCAATCGCTGGCAACGATGAATTGGCAGTGACACCATTAGCAGGGCTAGGTAAACATAGCGTTCTGAATAAAACGATTCATCACCTAATGTGCAGCACTGAAGAAAAAGTCACGCTGTGCACACCTTATTTCAACATGCCGGCATTGTTGGTGCGTAATATTATTTATTTATTACGCCAAGGGAAACAGGTTGAAATTATTGTCGGTGATAAAAAGGCAAATGACTTCTATATTCCTGAAGATGAACCGTTCAAGATTATTGGTGCATTGCCTTATCTTTATGAAATAAATCTTCGTCGTTTCATGAGCCGCTTACAACGTTTCGTCGACAATGGTCAACTGACCGTTCGTCTATGGAAAGATGAAGACAACACTTATCATTTAAAAGGCATGTGGATTGATGATCAATGGCAGCTGATTACAGGGAATAACCTGAATCCGCGCGCTTGGCGTCTCGATCTTGAGAACGCAATACTTATCCACGATCCTAAGCATCAGCTGCATGAGCAACGTCAGAAAGAGTTGGAATGCATCCGTACTAATACCCACGTTGTTCGTAGCTATCTTGAGCTTGAAACTATTCAGCAATATCCTCTGAAAGTCCGTAAGCTGATAAGAAGACTACGCAGAATTCGTATTGATAGACTAATAAGCAGAATTCTTTAATAAGACAAGAACCTCCTTCAGGGAGGTTTTTTTATATCTAAAATAACCTAACTTATTCTGTGATAAATACCATCAGCCTAATCATTAATACGGCCTTCAATAAATTATACGCTATTGAAGGCTCTAACTTTCTATTGTTAGTCTATAAGCAGCTTAGTCTCTAATTGGTCTAGGAGGTAGCACAAAAATAATGATAATAGATAGATGCTGCATCGCAGAAATACATTTCATGTATTCGAATTCAAATTCCCCATAGCAAAAAACCCCAGTCTTTCGACTGAGGTTCTTTCGATGACGTTTGACCGTTCCCTACAATACTCGTCTCATCCTGAGACTCGCCCTTCGGGCCAACGCTCCGCGTTGTTCAAAATCGTTCCCGACGATTTTGTCGCATGATACGCCCCTGCGGGCCGTTCCATGCTCAAGTCGGCAATTATCAAATTATATAAAGCAAAAAACCCCAGCCTTTCGACTGAGGTTCTTTACTTTATTTAAAGCCTGGCAGTTCCCTACTCTCGCATGGGGAGACCCCACACTACCATCGGCGCTACGGCGTTTCACTTCTGAGTTCGGCATGGGGTCAGGTGGGACCACCGCGCTATCGCCGCCAGGCATATTCTGTTAATTAACCCGTGCTCCGTATTTCTACAGCTCACCAGCTAATCCAATCTGTTCACAAGCTTACTCTTTGTGTTTTCGCGTCTCTGCGTCTTAAAACACCTTCGGTGTTGTAAGGTTAAGCCTCACGGATCATTAGTACTGGTTAGCTCAACGTATCGCTACGCTTACACACCCAGCCTATCAACGTCTTAGTCTTAAACGTTCCTTTAGGAGACTCAAGGTCTCAGGGAAGACTCATCTCGAGGCAAGTTTCGCGCTTAGATGCTTTCAGCGCTTATCTTTTCCGCATTTAGCTACCGGGCAATGCCATTGGCATGACAACCCGAACACCAGTGATGCGTCCACTCCGGTCCTCTCGTACTAGGAGCAGCCCCTCTCAATCTTCCAACGCCCACGGCAGATAGGGACCGAGCTGTCTCACGACGTTCTAAACCCAGCTCGCGTACCACTTTAAATGGCGAACAGCCATACCCTTGGGACCTACTTCAGCCCCAGGATGTGATGAGCCGACATCGAGG comes from the Hafnia alvei genome and includes:
- a CDS encoding tRNA-uridine aminocarboxypropyltransferase, with protein sequence MSPNAVLRLRELRLAKATKPFLTRGGRVTRCQRCLLPETRCLCDTIYTQSAKSRFCLMMYDTEPMKPSNTGRLIADILPETAAFQWARTEVDPELLALLNDPNYQPYVVFPGSYAPERAVSDLPQDSLAKPPLFIMLDGTWREATKMFRKSPYLDKFPVFSLETKLESDYTLRESARDEQHCTAEVAAALLDIAGDHEAAQGLQQHFSYFRRQYLLGKPHHREEVAAENI
- a CDS encoding bifunctional acetate--CoA ligase family protein/GNAT family N-acetyltransferase; translated protein: MSQRSLESLLRPKSIAVIGASNKVGRNGHLMMQNLLKGGFSGPIMPVTPRYQAVCGVLAYADIESLPFAPDLAILCVNAQRNLEIIAALGDKGCRAAIVLSSPSAQSAELKACAQRHNVRLLGPNSLGLLAPWQKINASFSPVPILPGKLAFISQSAAVSNTILDWAQQREIGFSLFIALGDSLDIDVDDLLDFLARDSKTSAILIYLEHLHDARRFLSAARSASRNKPILVIKSGRSPQAQQLLNSVQGLDVAYDAAIQRAGLLRVQDTHELFSAVETLSHMHPLRGEKILIISNGAAPAAMSVDELLRRNGKLATLDEDTLTALRSKMPDDVYLQNPIDLRDDATPARYQSAINILLDSHSYDAMLIIHAPSAAAPATTTAEMVIQTLKQHQRGKRISVLTNWSGEYSSQEARRLFSEAGIPTYRTPEGAITAFMHMVEYRRNQRQLMETPALPADLIANTTQAHDLIQQALKEEIYHLDTHEVRSILSSYGLQTLPTWIANDSTEAVHIAEQVGYPVALKLRSPDIPHKSDVQGVMLYLRNANEVEQAANAIIDRVKHSFPQARIHGLLVQSMANRAGAQELRVLVEQDPVFGPLIMLGEGGGAWNPDHDAAVALPPLNMTLARYLIMQAIKGGKIRSRSPLQPLNIDGLSQLLVQVSDLIVDCPEISRLDIHPVLASAEDFTLLDVSLQLTPFSGLAENRLAIRPYPQHLEEQVTLRNGVACLLRPILPEDEPLLQQFIQKVTKEDLYYRYFSEINEFTHEDLAKMTQIDYDREMAFVAVIQEQGKDSIVGVTRALSDPDNLEAEFAVLVRSDSNGLGLGKTLLGKLIAYSTQHGLERLVGITMPNNQGMIGLAKKLGFKVDIQIEDGIVNLCLPLNNSLPV
- the pssA gene encoding CDP-diacylglycerol--serine O-phosphatidyltransferase is translated as MLSKFKRTKHQQHLAQLPKLPQTVEDVQTLFTPEAFRLALIDAISNASRRIYITALYLENDDGGRDVLNALYSAKQQHPDLEIYVLVDWHRAQRGRIGAAATNTNADWYCAMADQHPGVSVPVYGVPVNTREALGVLHLKGFIVDDRVIYSGASLNDVYLHRHDKYRYDRYHFIQNSRLADTMSAYIQNKLLTDPAVQRLDRDDRPKSPEIRNETRQFRHGLRSCGYDVAAIAGNDELAVTPLAGLGKHSVLNKTIHHLMCSTEEKVTLCTPYFNMPALLVRNIIYLLRQGKQVEIIVGDKKANDFYIPEDEPFKIIGALPYLYEINLRRFMSRLQRFVDNGQLTVRLWKDEDNTYHLKGMWIDDQWQLITGNNLNPRAWRLDLENAILIHDPKHQLHEQRQKELECIRTNTHVVRSYLELETIQQYPLKVRKLIRRLRRIRIDRLISRIL
- the trxC gene encoding thioredoxin TrxC, translated to MNTVCPSCQTTNRLPEERIEDQAKCGRCGHELFDGEVINATSATLDKILQDEQPVLIDFWAPWCGPCQSFAPIFEDVAEERTGQIRCVKVNTEAEPELSARFRIRSIPTIMLYQNGQLVDMLSGAMPKASFDSWLNEQLAAKA